In Rattus rattus isolate New Zealand chromosome 9, Rrattus_CSIRO_v1, whole genome shotgun sequence, a genomic segment contains:
- the LOC116910036 gene encoding macrophage migration inhibitory factor-like, translating to MPMFIVNTNVPHASVPEGFLSELTQQRVQATGKPAQYIAVHVAPDQLMTFSGTSDPCALRSLHSIGKIGGAQNRNYSKLLCGLLSDRLHISPDRVYINYYDVNAAKVGWNGSTFA from the coding sequence ATGCCTATGTTCATCGTGAACACCAATGTTCCCCACGCCTCCGTGCCAGAGGGATTTCTCTCTGAGCTCACCCAGCAGCGGGTGCAGGCCACCGGCAAGCCGGCACAGTACATCGCAGTGCACGTGGCCCCGGACCAGCTCATGACTTTTAGCGGCACGAGCGACCCCTGCGCCCTCCGCAGCCTGCACAGCATCGGCAAGATCGGTGGCGCCCAGAACCGCAACTACAGCAAGCTGCTGTGCGGCCTGCTGTCCGATCGCCTGCACATCAGCCCGGACCGGGTCTACATCAACTATTACGACGTGAACGCAGCCAAGGTGGGCTGGAACGGTTCCACCTTCGCTTGA